A region of Paraburkholderia largidicola DNA encodes the following proteins:
- a CDS encoding FUSC family protein codes for MALSDPQPTPPRKPVTGTPPGTGDAVAARLAPRRTRIGRLARAVTSPYYRYRHAKFFHSLRVGLAMLVSILATTGIDIPHGIWASVTLLVVIGGLQHHGNIRKKAAERAAGTLLGATLGLALILQQNLFDSLTLTYVLMAVIAAVCAWFAIGSAGYVALLTAITMCIVAGHGDNMIDTGLWRTLNVLIGIVIALAFSFALPLHATYSWRYLLADNLRECARIYTRMTTGVPVGSDEQVATFIRMGKRLVQLRSLMPSVAKEIDLPIAKLDEIQRLHRSMLSALEMLSTGTLAHPENRDAFAQRCGAEANAVRLTLLAAARALRFAGTTQFRVPDAATWSSMPEAEQGAQTPCEEMAPDLQGPYWLAQRFAEQVERLRALLAASEPNWNIERGASDAPARQ; via the coding sequence ATGGCTCTCTCCGACCCGCAACCGACGCCGCCGCGCAAGCCCGTCACCGGCACGCCGCCCGGAACCGGCGACGCCGTCGCCGCGCGTCTCGCGCCGCGCCGCACGCGCATCGGCCGCCTTGCACGTGCGGTCACGTCGCCGTATTACCGTTATCGCCACGCGAAGTTCTTCCACAGCCTGCGCGTCGGCCTCGCGATGCTCGTGTCGATCCTCGCGACGACGGGCATCGATATTCCGCACGGTATCTGGGCGTCGGTGACGCTGCTGGTGGTGATCGGCGGCTTGCAGCATCACGGCAACATCCGCAAGAAAGCGGCGGAGCGCGCAGCGGGCACGCTGCTCGGCGCGACGCTCGGTCTTGCGCTGATCCTGCAACAGAACCTGTTCGATTCGCTGACGCTCACCTACGTGCTGATGGCGGTGATTGCCGCCGTCTGCGCGTGGTTTGCGATCGGCAGCGCGGGTTACGTCGCGCTGTTGACGGCGATCACGATGTGCATCGTCGCGGGCCACGGCGACAATATGATCGACACGGGTCTCTGGCGCACGCTGAACGTGCTGATCGGCATCGTGATCGCGCTGGCGTTTTCGTTTGCGCTGCCCTTGCACGCGACGTACTCATGGCGTTATCTGCTCGCCGACAACCTGCGCGAATGCGCCCGCATCTACACGCGGATGACGACGGGCGTGCCCGTCGGCAGCGACGAGCAGGTCGCCACGTTCATTCGCATGGGCAAGCGGCTCGTGCAGTTGCGTTCGCTGATGCCGTCGGTCGCCAAGGAAATCGATCTGCCCATTGCGAAGCTCGACGAGATACAACGCTTGCATCGTTCGATGCTGAGCGCGCTAGAAATGCTGTCGACGGGCACGCTCGCGCATCCGGAGAACCGCGACGCGTTCGCGCAGCGGTGTGGCGCAGAGGCGAACGCGGTGCGCCTGACGCTGCTCGCCGCCGCGCGCGCATTGCGCTTTGCGGGCACGACACAGTTCCGGGTGCCGGATGCGGCGACATGGTCATCGATGCCGGAAGCGGAGCAGGGCGCACAGACGCCCTGCGAAGAAATGGCCCCTGATTTGCAGGGGCCGTATTGGCTCGCGCAGCGCTTCGCCGAGCAGGTGGAACGCTTGCGCGCGCTGCTCGCGGCGAGCGAGCCAAACTGGAACATCGAACGCGGCGCGAGCGATGCGCCCGCGCGTCAATGA
- a CDS encoding AAA family ATPase codes for MRFEGSSQYVATDDLKLAVNAAMTLKRPLLIKGEPGTGKTMLAEEVAAALDMPLLQWHIKSTTKAQQGLYEYDAVSRLRDSQLGDERVKDIRNYIVKGVLWQAFESDEQSVLLIDEIDKADIEFPNDLLRELDRMEFYVYETRELVKAKHRPLVIITSNNEKELPDAFLRRCFFHYIKFPDPSTMQQIVEVHYPGIKQELLRAAMESFFELRNVSGLKKKPSTSELLDWLKLLLAEDIPPEALRSKDQKQIVPPLHGALLKNEQDVSLFERLVFMNRNNR; via the coding sequence ATGCGTTTCGAAGGCTCATCGCAATACGTCGCCACCGACGACCTCAAGCTCGCGGTCAATGCCGCGATGACCCTCAAGCGGCCGCTGCTGATCAAAGGCGAGCCGGGCACGGGCAAGACGATGCTCGCAGAGGAAGTCGCGGCGGCCCTCGACATGCCGCTGCTGCAGTGGCACATCAAGTCCACCACGAAGGCACAGCAGGGTCTGTACGAATACGACGCCGTCTCGCGTCTGCGCGATTCGCAGCTCGGCGACGAGCGCGTGAAAGACATTCGCAACTACATCGTCAAGGGCGTGCTGTGGCAGGCGTTCGAGTCCGATGAACAGTCGGTGCTGCTGATCGACGAAATCGACAAGGCCGACATCGAGTTTCCGAACGATCTGCTGCGCGAACTCGACCGCATGGAGTTCTACGTGTACGAGACGCGCGAACTGGTGAAGGCAAAGCACCGGCCGCTCGTCATCATCACGTCGAACAACGAAAAGGAGCTGCCTGACGCGTTTCTGCGCCGCTGCTTCTTCCACTACATCAAGTTCCCCGATCCGTCGACGATGCAGCAGATCGTCGAAGTCCACTATCCGGGCATCAAGCAGGAACTGCTGCGCGCCGCGATGGAAAGTTTCTTCGAGCTGCGCAACGTGTCGGGCCTGAAGAAGAAACCGTCCACCTCCGAACTGCTCGACTGGCTCAAGCTGCTGCTGGCCGAAGACATTCCGCCCGAAGCGCTGCGCTCGAAGGATCAGAAGCAGATCGTGCCGCCGCTGCATGGCGCGCTGCTGAAGAACGAACAGGACGTGAGCCTGTTCGAGCGGCTCGTGTTCATGAACCGCAACAACCGCTGA
- a CDS encoding VOC family protein, producing the protein MQVQPYLFFNGRCEEALKFYGEKLGAQVLFQMRFSDAPPNPQQPIRPGTENKIMHSTIRIGSTELMASDGNCDDTPGAGTHTGYGLSITVDDPSQGEKTFNAMCEGGNVVMPWQATFWSTGFGMVVDKFGVMWMVTNPHEGDKHAS; encoded by the coding sequence ATGCAAGTCCAGCCCTATCTGTTTTTCAATGGCCGTTGCGAGGAAGCGCTGAAGTTCTACGGCGAGAAGCTCGGCGCGCAGGTGCTGTTCCAGATGCGTTTCAGCGACGCGCCGCCGAACCCGCAACAACCCATTCGTCCCGGCACCGAAAACAAGATCATGCATTCGACGATCAGGATCGGTTCGACGGAACTGATGGCGTCGGACGGCAATTGCGACGACACCCCCGGCGCCGGCACGCACACGGGCTACGGCCTGTCGATCACCGTCGACGATCCGTCGCAAGGCGAAAAGACCTTCAACGCGATGTGCGAAGGCGGCAATGTCGTGATGCCGTGGCAGGCGACGTTCTGGAGCACGGGTTTCGGCATGGTCGTCGACAAGTTCGGCGTGATGTGGATGGTCACCAATCCGCACGAAGGCGACAAACACGCAAGCTGA
- a CDS encoding chorismate--pyruvate lyase family protein, which produces MPIRFDAADAHWRVAPLPVFSPDQKDWLTRGGSLTAHLRALGAVAVRVTREAVDLPFDDEYTALAIAPRTPVWVREVVLSVDGKPFVAAHSIVPLAASTGVWQAMRRLRTRPLAELLYSDSSVSRSSLVSRRLTARHPLHGLALREIDEARVHALLARRSVFERYGEPLMVTEVMLPALWTRLSTRDHRHAATLPVPRDHGQALDHTASRADVNAKRVGKHTEAR; this is translated from the coding sequence ATGCCTATCCGTTTCGATGCTGCCGACGCGCATTGGCGCGTCGCGCCCCTTCCAGTGTTCTCGCCTGATCAAAAAGACTGGCTCACACGCGGCGGTTCGCTGACGGCGCACTTGCGCGCGCTCGGCGCGGTCGCGGTACGCGTCACACGCGAGGCCGTCGATCTGCCCTTCGACGACGAATACACCGCGCTCGCCATCGCGCCGCGCACGCCCGTGTGGGTACGTGAAGTCGTGCTATCGGTGGACGGCAAGCCGTTCGTCGCCGCGCACAGTATCGTGCCGCTCGCGGCGAGCACGGGCGTGTGGCAAGCGATGCGCCGTCTGCGCACGCGGCCGCTCGCCGAGTTGCTGTATAGCGATAGCAGTGTGTCGCGTTCGTCGCTGGTCAGCCGGCGCTTGACGGCGCGGCATCCACTGCATGGGCTTGCTTTGCGAGAAATCGATGAAGCGCGTGTCCATGCGTTGCTCGCGCGACGTTCGGTATTCGAGCGCTACGGCGAGCCATTGATGGTCACGGAAGTCATGCTGCCCGCGCTGTGGACGCGTCTCTCAACGCGCGATCACAGGCATGCAGCGACGCTACCGGTGCCGCGCGATCATGGACAGGCGCTCGATCACACGGCATCGCGCGCTGACGTCAATGCAAAGCGCGTCGGCAAACACACAGAGGCACGCTGA
- a CDS encoding DUF3311 domain-containing protein produces the protein MAHDADANKASKHWLWLLLLPWIAMIWVPSYNKIEPVLFDFPFFYWYQLLWVLISAVITAVVYFKTKTRSKGGAR, from the coding sequence ATGGCTCACGACGCCGACGCCAACAAGGCCAGCAAGCACTGGCTGTGGCTGTTGCTGTTACCCTGGATCGCGATGATCTGGGTGCCGTCCTACAACAAGATCGAACCCGTACTGTTCGACTTCCCGTTCTTCTACTGGTATCAGCTCCTGTGGGTGCTGATCAGCGCGGTGATTACGGCCGTCGTGTACTTCAAGACCAAAACCCGTTCGAAGGGAGGTGCTCGATGA
- a CDS encoding benzoate/H(+) symporter BenE family transporter, which yields MTSSSPDLSRAARTPLRPFADTSLSAVVAGFVAMMTGYTSSLVLMFQAGRAAHLTDAQISSWIWALSMGMALCTIGLSLRFRAPIVVAWSTPGAALLVSSLPHVAYPEAIGAFVVCALLLTVVGLTGWFDTLMKRIPAGIAAALLAGILFEIGIEIFRAAQFQTALVLAMFFTYLVIKRLAPRYAIPATLVVGTAVAGTLGLLDFSRFHVAFAVPVLTLPAFSLSAVISIGIPLFIVAMASQNVPGIAVLRADGYETPSAPLIATTGAASLLLAPFGSHGVNLAAITAAICTGREAHEDRNKRYMAAVWCGVFYLIAGIFGATIAALFGSLPKALVVSVAALALFGSIMSGLTNAMQDARQREAALVTFMVTASGLTLLSIGSAFWGLVAGLVTHGVLNARRG from the coding sequence ATGACCTCTTCTTCCCCTGACCTCTCCCGCGCCGCGCGCACGCCGCTGCGGCCCTTCGCCGATACGTCCCTGTCAGCGGTCGTCGCCGGTTTCGTCGCGATGATGACGGGCTATACCAGTTCGCTCGTGCTGATGTTCCAGGCGGGCCGCGCCGCGCATCTCACCGACGCGCAGATTTCATCGTGGATCTGGGCGCTGTCGATGGGCATGGCGCTGTGCACGATCGGCCTGTCGCTGCGGTTTCGCGCGCCGATCGTGGTCGCGTGGTCGACGCCGGGCGCGGCGCTGCTCGTCTCGTCGCTGCCGCATGTCGCCTATCCCGAGGCGATTGGCGCGTTCGTCGTGTGCGCGCTGCTGCTCACAGTGGTCGGCCTCACCGGCTGGTTCGACACGCTGATGAAGCGGATTCCGGCGGGCATCGCCGCGGCACTGCTGGCGGGCATCCTGTTCGAAATCGGCATCGAAATTTTCCGCGCTGCGCAATTCCAGACGGCGCTCGTGCTGGCGATGTTCTTCACCTATCTCGTCATCAAGCGCCTTGCGCCGCGCTATGCGATTCCCGCGACGCTCGTGGTCGGCACGGCCGTTGCAGGCACGCTCGGGCTGCTCGATTTCAGCCGTTTTCATGTCGCGTTCGCCGTACCCGTATTGACGCTGCCTGCGTTTTCACTGTCGGCGGTGATCAGCATCGGCATACCGCTGTTCATCGTGGCGATGGCGTCGCAGAACGTGCCGGGCATCGCCGTGCTGCGCGCGGACGGCTACGAGACGCCCTCCGCGCCGCTGATCGCGACGACAGGCGCGGCTTCGCTGCTGCTCGCGCCGTTCGGCTCGCACGGCGTGAACCTCGCGGCAATCACGGCCGCCATCTGCACAGGACGCGAAGCGCACGAAGACCGCAACAAGCGCTACATGGCCGCCGTCTGGTGCGGCGTGTTCTATCTGATCGCGGGCATTTTCGGCGCGACGATCGCCGCGCTGTTCGGCTCGCTGCCGAAGGCGCTGGTGGTGTCGGTGGCGGCGCTCGCGCTGTTCGGCTCGATCATGAGCGGCCTCACCAACGCCATGCAGGACGCACGGCAGCGCGAAGCCGCGCTCGTCACCTTCATGGTGACGGCGTCCGGCCTGACGTTGCTGTCGATCGGCTCTGCGTTCTGGGGACTCGTCGCAGGGCTGGTGACGCATGGCGTGCTGAACGCGCGGCGCGGCTGA
- a CDS encoding addiction module antidote protein yields MPKTKTTAWDSAEHLRTEEEMAAYLDACLEEAGDDPRFIAHALGVIARARGMSQLARETGVKRESLYRALSGEGNPEFATIWKVVRALGIRLHASTT; encoded by the coding sequence ATGCCTAAAACCAAGACGACCGCTTGGGACTCCGCCGAACATCTTCGCACCGAAGAGGAAATGGCGGCCTATCTCGATGCATGCCTCGAAGAAGCGGGTGATGACCCTCGATTCATCGCTCATGCTCTGGGTGTTATCGCGCGTGCCCGTGGCATGTCGCAACTTGCACGCGAAACCGGTGTGAAGCGCGAAAGCCTGTACCGCGCTTTGTCTGGCGAAGGGAACCCGGAGTTCGCAACGATCTGGAAGGTCGTCCGGGCGCTCGGTATTCGACTGCATGCATCGACTACATGA
- a CDS encoding vWA domain-containing protein, with the protein MLIDFFYTLRAAKLPVSVKEYLTLLEALKESVIQPSLDEFYYLARMTLVKDEQYFDKFDQAFGAYFNGVALKADLALDVPLDWLKKKLQRDLSPEEKAQIEKMGGLDKLMERLKELLDEQKGRHEGGNKWIGTGGTSPFGNGGYNPEGIRIGGESSGSRTATKVWDQRAYRDYDDQVEIGTRNIKVALRRLRRFAREGAAEELDLPDTIRSTAANAGWLDLKMVPERHNNVKVLMLLDVGGSMDDHIKRTEELFSAAKAEFKHLEFYYFHNCVYDFLWKNNRRRHVERMATWDVLHKFTPDYKLIFVGDATMSPYEVLQAGGSVEYNNAEAGAVWLRRLADHFPHHAWLNPEPEGLWEYRQSVSVIREVLGHRMYPLTLAGLETAMRTLSK; encoded by the coding sequence ATGCTGATCGACTTTTTCTACACGCTGCGCGCCGCGAAGCTGCCCGTTTCCGTGAAGGAATACTTGACGCTGCTCGAAGCGTTGAAGGAAAGCGTGATCCAGCCGTCGCTGGATGAGTTCTACTATCTAGCGCGCATGACGCTCGTGAAAGACGAGCAGTATTTCGACAAGTTCGATCAGGCGTTCGGGGCATATTTCAACGGCGTCGCGCTAAAGGCCGATCTCGCGCTGGATGTCCCGCTCGACTGGCTGAAAAAGAAGCTGCAACGCGATCTCAGCCCCGAAGAGAAAGCGCAGATCGAGAAAATGGGCGGGCTCGACAAGCTGATGGAGCGCCTGAAAGAACTGCTCGACGAGCAGAAAGGTCGTCACGAAGGCGGCAACAAATGGATCGGCACGGGCGGCACGTCGCCGTTCGGCAATGGCGGCTATAACCCGGAAGGCATCCGCATCGGCGGCGAGTCGTCGGGCAGCCGGACGGCCACGAAGGTGTGGGACCAGCGGGCGTACCGCGACTACGACGATCAGGTCGAAATCGGCACGCGCAACATCAAGGTCGCGCTGCGCCGCCTGCGCCGCTTCGCACGCGAAGGCGCCGCCGAAGAACTCGATCTGCCCGACACGATCCGCAGCACGGCCGCGAACGCCGGCTGGCTCGATCTCAAGATGGTCCCCGAGCGGCACAACAACGTGAAGGTACTGATGCTGCTCGACGTCGGCGGATCGATGGACGATCACATCAAGCGCACGGAAGAGCTGTTTTCGGCCGCGAAAGCCGAGTTCAAGCATCTCGAGTTCTACTACTTCCACAACTGCGTCTACGATTTCCTGTGGAAAAACAACCGGCGCCGTCATGTCGAGCGGATGGCGACGTGGGACGTGCTGCACAAGTTCACACCCGACTACAAGCTGATTTTCGTCGGCGACGCGACGATGAGCCCGTACGAAGTCCTTCAGGCGGGCGGATCGGTCGAATACAACAACGCCGAAGCGGGCGCCGTGTGGCTGCGCAGGCTAGCCGACCACTTCCCGCATCACGCATGGCTGAACCCGGAACCGGAAGGCTTGTGGGAATACCGGCAGTCGGTTTCGGTGATACGTGAAGTGCTCGGCCACCGGATGTATCCGCTCACGCTCGCCGGCCTCGAAACCGCGATGCGCACGCTAAGCAAGTAA
- the mctP gene encoding monocarboxylate uptake permease MctP produces the protein MNATATFVFVLFFIGVTILGFIAAHWRKGDLAHLEEWGLGGRRFGTIVTWFLLGGDLYTAYTFIAVPALVFGAGATGFFALPYTILIYPFAFVVFPKLWSIAKRHGYVTSADFVNARYGSRMLALAVAVTGIVATMPYIALQLVGIEVVIGALGFDTKGFVGDLPLIIAFAILAAYTYTSGLRAPAMIAVVKDVLIYITIAAAIIVIPPQLGGFGHIFGAVPPAKLLLKAPDVSSLNGYSAYATLAMGSALALFLYPHSITAVLSSSSGNTIRRNMAMLPAYSLVLGLLALLGFMALAAGVKDMPEFAPYFKAFGPNFAVPALFLHFFPSWFVGVAFAAIGIGALVPAAIMSIAAANLYTRNIHKEFVNRNMTHEQETNIAKLVSLIVKVGAVAFILGLPLTYAIQLQLLGGIWIIQTLPAIVLGLYTRVLDYRGLLLGWAAGIAVGTWMAISLKLAGSIYTIHIGGLAIPGYAAVWSLIVNLVVSVVASLVVRAVGMKHAEDRTRPEDYLDVHEA, from the coding sequence ATGAACGCCACCGCAACCTTCGTCTTCGTACTGTTCTTCATCGGCGTCACGATTCTCGGCTTCATCGCCGCACACTGGCGTAAAGGCGATCTCGCGCATCTGGAAGAGTGGGGCCTCGGCGGCCGTCGCTTCGGCACGATCGTCACGTGGTTTCTGCTGGGCGGCGACCTGTACACCGCCTACACCTTCATCGCCGTCCCCGCGCTCGTGTTCGGCGCGGGCGCGACAGGCTTCTTCGCGCTGCCTTATACGATCCTGATCTATCCGTTCGCGTTCGTCGTGTTCCCGAAACTGTGGAGCATCGCGAAGCGTCACGGCTACGTGACTTCCGCCGACTTCGTCAACGCGCGCTACGGCAGCCGCATGCTCGCGCTCGCCGTCGCCGTGACGGGCATCGTCGCGACGATGCCGTACATCGCGCTGCAGCTGGTCGGCATCGAAGTGGTGATCGGCGCGCTCGGCTTCGATACGAAGGGCTTCGTCGGCGATCTGCCGCTGATCATCGCCTTCGCGATCCTCGCTGCCTACACGTACACGTCGGGTCTGCGCGCGCCGGCCATGATCGCCGTCGTCAAGGACGTGCTGATCTACATCACGATCGCCGCGGCGATCATCGTGATTCCGCCGCAACTGGGCGGCTTCGGGCATATCTTCGGCGCGGTGCCGCCCGCCAAGCTGCTTCTCAAGGCGCCGGACGTGTCGAGCCTGAACGGCTATAGCGCGTACGCGACGCTCGCGATGGGCTCGGCGCTCGCGCTGTTCCTGTACCCGCACTCGATCACGGCCGTGCTGTCGTCGTCGTCGGGCAACACGATCCGCCGCAACATGGCGATGCTGCCCGCGTACTCGCTGGTGCTTGGTCTGCTCGCGCTGCTCGGCTTCATGGCGCTGGCTGCGGGCGTGAAGGACATGCCGGAGTTCGCGCCGTACTTCAAGGCGTTCGGTCCGAACTTCGCGGTGCCCGCGCTGTTCCTGCACTTCTTCCCGTCGTGGTTCGTCGGTGTCGCGTTTGCGGCGATCGGCATCGGCGCGCTGGTGCCGGCCGCGATCATGTCGATTGCAGCTGCGAACCTCTACACGCGCAACATCCACAAGGAGTTCGTGAACCGCAACATGACGCACGAGCAGGAGACCAACATCGCGAAGCTCGTGTCGCTGATCGTGAAGGTCGGCGCCGTCGCGTTCATTCTCGGCCTGCCGCTCACGTATGCGATCCAGTTGCAACTGCTCGGCGGCATCTGGATCATCCAGACGTTGCCTGCCATCGTGCTGGGCCTCTACACGCGCGTGCTCGACTATCGCGGTCTGCTGCTCGGCTGGGCGGCGGGCATCGCCGTCGGCACGTGGATGGCGATTTCGCTGAAGCTCGCGGGCTCGATCTACACGATCCATATCGGCGGCCTGGCGATTCCGGGGTATGCGGCTGTGTGGTCGCTGATCGTCAACCTGGTGGTGTCGGTCGTGGCCAGCCTCGTCGTCCGCGCAGTCGGCATGAAGCACGCCGAAGACCGCACGCGTCCGGAAGACTATCTGGACGTGCACGAAGCCTGA
- a CDS encoding DNA-deoxyinosine glycosylase, whose product MLRGFPPVVAESTHTLILGSFPGEASLAATQYYAHPRNQFWRLLGAVIGEPLHEFDYPTRLEHVLKHGIGVWDVLAACTREGSLDVAIRNATPNDFASFREYAPKLKKVCFNGKTAGRFAPVIAEAGYETLVLPSSSPANAMLSFDQKLRLWREILT is encoded by the coding sequence ATGCTGCGCGGCTTTCCTCCCGTCGTCGCCGAAAGCACGCACACGCTGATACTCGGCAGCTTCCCCGGCGAGGCATCGCTTGCGGCGACGCAGTACTACGCGCATCCGCGCAATCAATTCTGGCGATTGCTCGGCGCGGTGATCGGCGAGCCGCTGCATGAATTCGATTACCCGACGCGGCTCGAACACGTGTTGAAGCATGGCATCGGCGTGTGGGACGTGCTGGCCGCGTGCACGCGCGAAGGCAGTCTCGATGTGGCGATCCGCAACGCGACACCCAATGACTTCGCATCGTTTCGCGAGTACGCGCCGAAGCTCAAGAAGGTCTGTTTCAACGGCAAGACGGCGGGGCGCTTCGCGCCTGTGATCGCCGAAGCGGGCTACGAGACGCTGGTGCTGCCGTCGTCCAGCCCCGCCAATGCTATGCTCTCGTTCGACCAAAAATTGCGCCTGTGGCGCGAGATCCTCACATGA
- a CDS encoding type II toxin-antitoxin system RelE/ParE family toxin, with translation MPSIRTTDVFDHWFVRIRDLRARVRVQARIDRLAMGNPGDHKSVGAGVTELRIDYGPGYRVYYTQRGSILVVLLCGGDKSSQRDDIAQAKDLAANLDME, from the coding sequence ATGCCGAGCATCCGCACTACCGATGTATTTGACCACTGGTTTGTTCGCATCCGTGATTTACGTGCGCGCGTGCGAGTGCAGGCGCGGATCGACAGGCTCGCTATGGGCAACCCCGGCGACCATAAGAGCGTTGGCGCAGGTGTCACCGAATTGCGGATCGATTACGGTCCCGGCTACCGGGTCTACTACACCCAGCGAGGGTCGATTCTGGTTGTCCTCTTGTGCGGCGGGGACAAATCGTCCCAACGGGACGACATTGCCCAAGCCAAGGATCTCGCTGCGAACCTCGATATGGAGTGA
- the tal gene encoding transaldolase, translated as MTTALDQLKQYTTVVADTGDFQQLAQYKPQDATTNPSLVLKAVQKDEYKPLLEKTVRDHASKPVSAIIDNLLIAFGTEILKIVPGRVSTEVDARLSFDTKASIEKGHELIKMYEAKGIGRERVLIKLASTWEGIRAAEVLQKDGIRCNMTLLFSLAQAVAAAEAGAQLISPFVGRIYDWYKKNAGSNWDEARDGGANDPGVQSVRRIYAYYKKFGYKTEVMGASFRTTSQILELAGCDLLTISPDLLQKLQDSNDKVERKLVPEAFKDADIARVPTDEASFRFLVNDEAMATEKLAEGIRTFAADAVKLEKVIEALR; from the coding sequence ATGACTACTGCACTCGATCAACTCAAGCAATACACCACGGTCGTCGCGGACACCGGCGACTTCCAGCAACTCGCGCAATACAAGCCGCAAGACGCGACGACGAACCCGTCGCTGGTCCTGAAGGCCGTGCAGAAGGACGAGTACAAGCCGCTGCTCGAAAAGACCGTGCGCGATCACGCGTCGAAGCCCGTCAGCGCGATCATCGACAACCTGCTGATCGCCTTCGGCACCGAAATCCTCAAGATCGTGCCGGGCCGCGTGTCGACGGAAGTCGACGCACGCCTGTCGTTCGACACGAAGGCGTCGATCGAGAAAGGACATGAACTCATCAAGATGTACGAGGCGAAGGGCATCGGCCGCGAGCGCGTGCTGATCAAGCTCGCGTCGACGTGGGAAGGCATCCGCGCCGCCGAAGTGCTGCAGAAGGACGGCATCCGCTGCAACATGACGCTGCTGTTCTCGCTGGCGCAAGCCGTCGCCGCCGCGGAGGCGGGCGCGCAGCTGATCTCGCCGTTCGTCGGCCGTATCTACGACTGGTACAAGAAGAACGCCGGCAGCAACTGGGACGAAGCGCGCGACGGCGGCGCGAACGATCCGGGCGTGCAATCGGTGCGCCGCATCTACGCGTACTACAAGAAGTTCGGCTACAAGACGGAAGTGATGGGCGCGAGCTTCCGCACGACCAGCCAGATTCTCGAGCTGGCCGGCTGCGACCTGCTGACCATCAGCCCCGACCTGCTGCAAAAGCTGCAGGACAGCAACGACAAGGTCGAGCGCAAGCTGGTGCCGGAAGCGTTCAAAGATGCCGACATCGCGCGCGTGCCGACGGACGAAGCGTCGTTCCGCTTCCTCGTCAACGACGAGGCGATGGCCACGGAAAAGCTGGCCGAAGGCATCCGCACGTTCGCGGCAGATGCCGTCAAGCTGGAAAAGGTGATCGAAGCGCTGCGCTAA
- a CDS encoding spermidine synthase, whose amino-acid sequence MTKLIKRASAEARAFRNQQSAAPKQRISRAKTRASRDEDDFDDIAKASLIEAPRKPRFAPVTFSEEGGVRYLHFGTEWVQGAMRLSKPDHIELEYAQQMMAWLLFLETPERIVQLGLGTGSLTKFAHRYLKRAQVEAVELNPAVVIAARTMFSLPADDARLTVRETDAWEFVNDRANHGTIGALQIDLYDATARGPVLDSVAFYRAARACLTQAGVVTVNLFGDHPSFVRNMKRLNEAFDGRVIALPEVHDGNRIALAFSGPAIDVPFKQLQERAKLIEAKLALPARKWVKGLQESTGQNDTFAI is encoded by the coding sequence ATGACGAAACTGATCAAGCGCGCTTCGGCCGAGGCGCGTGCTTTCCGCAACCAGCAATCCGCGGCACCCAAGCAACGCATTTCGCGCGCAAAAACCCGTGCGTCGCGTGACGAAGACGACTTCGACGACATCGCGAAGGCGTCGCTGATCGAAGCGCCGCGCAAGCCGCGCTTTGCGCCCGTCACGTTCTCGGAAGAGGGTGGCGTGCGCTACTTGCACTTCGGCACGGAATGGGTGCAAGGCGCGATGCGTCTGTCGAAGCCCGATCACATCGAACTCGAATACGCGCAGCAGATGATGGCATGGCTGCTGTTCCTCGAAACGCCGGAACGCATCGTGCAGCTCGGCCTCGGCACCGGCTCGCTGACGAAGTTCGCGCATCGCTACCTGAAGCGCGCGCAGGTCGAAGCCGTCGAACTGAATCCCGCCGTCGTGATCGCCGCGCGCACGATGTTCAGCCTGCCCGCCGACGACGCGCGTCTCACCGTGCGCGAAACCGACGCTTGGGAATTCGTCAACGACCGCGCGAACCACGGCACGATCGGCGCATTGCAGATCGATCTGTACGATGCGACGGCGCGCGGCCCGGTGCTCGACAGCGTCGCGTTCTATCGCGCCGCACGCGCTTGCCTCACGCAAGCGGGCGTCGTCACGGTCAACCTGTTCGGCGATCATCCGAGCTTCGTGCGCAACATGAAGCGCCTGAACGAAGCGTTCGATGGACGTGTGATCGCGCTGCCCGAAGTGCACGACGGCAACCGCATCGCACTCGCGTTCTCGGGCCCGGCAATCGACGTGCCGTTCAAGCAGTTGCAGGAGCGCGCAAAGCTGATCGAGGCAAAGCTCGCGTTGCCCGCGCGCAAATGGGTCAAGGGCCTGCAGGAATCGACGGGTCAGAACGATACGTTTGCGATCTGA